The window GGGCGCCCGTGGTGCCCGCGCTCGATCCGGTCAGGATGATCGAACCGCCCCGGCGCATCAGCGGCAGCGCTTTCTGCACCGTGAAGATCGTACCCTTCACATTGGTGTCGAAGGTTTCGTCGATGTGTGCGGTGGTGATCTTGCCGAGTGCAACCTGGCTTCCCGCTCCGGCATTGGCGAAGACGATGTCGAGGGCTCCGCGCTCGGCCTTCACCGCCGCGTAGAGTTGATCGAGGTCCGCCTCATCCGAGACCGAGCCCTTCACCGCGCGGGCATTGGGTCCGAGGGCGGCAACAGCCGCGTCGAGCGCTTGCTGCCGGCGGCCGAAGATGAAGACGAAGGCGCCGTCCTCGATGAAGCGCTTTGCCGCGGCGCGGCCGATGCCGGTCGCGCCACCCGTGATGACTGCAACCTTGCCGTCAAGCTTTCCCATAATTTCTCCTGTCGTGGTGTCGGGCAGCATCTGCCTCCGAGGACCACGAGATAGGTCCGGCGGCGTCAGGCGTTGAGTGCGGAAGCGTGCACATCGGTGGTGCGAAATCGAACCGGGCGGGCGACTGACGCCAGCGGCGACGAGCGGTGTCCGCCGTTCGGAATGGGCCTGCTGGCCGGAACGGGCTATGATGACCGCCCGGACTGCGGTACGAGGCGTTGGATAGGGCTTGGAAGGCGCACCGCGCGGTGCGGGATCGCACCATGATCGACTGGGACGACGTTCGCTACTTTCTGGCCGTCGCGCGCGGAGGCTCGGTGCGGGCGGCCGCCGAGCAACTCGGTGTGAACCACGCGACCGTGCTGCGACGCATCGCCCAGCTCGAGGAACGCCTCGGGGTCCAGATGTTCGAAAAGCTGCCTTCGGGCTACCGGCTGACGGCGGCGGGCGAGGAGGTCCTCGAATTCGCCGAACAGATGGAAGCCTCGTCACACCAGCTCGAGACGCGCGTGTTCGGGCGCGATCAGAGCGTGCGCGGGCGTCTGCGGGTGACGCTGGCGCCGCCGATGGCGACACATTTGCTGATGCCTGATTTCGCCGATTTCGCGCGTCTGCATCCCGACATCGAGATGGATATCCTGTCGTTCGGCGAACTTGCAAACCTGACCAACCGGGAGGCCGACGTCGCGATCCGCGTCGTCTACGACCGCAAAACCCTGCCGCAAAATCTTCACGGCACGAAGGGACCGGAGCTGTTCGGCGGCGTCTACATGTCGCGCGACAGACTAGCCGCGTGGCGTGCCGGCGCGCCTGATCCCATCCGCTGGATCGTCATCAGCATTCACGGCATCCCGGATTGGGCCAGCGCGGGTGAGGTCCGCACCACGGGCGTTCCATTCAGGGTCACGGACGCCGGGGCGCAGATCATTGCGGTCCGGCAAGGGGTCGGCATCACGACGCTGCCGTGCTTCGTTGGCGATGCCGACCCATTACTGGTGAGGGTGCCGGGCACCGAGTTGCACATGTACGGAACGGTCTGGCTTCTCACGCAGGGCGAGACACGCAAGACCAAGCGCGTGCGGCTGTTCACGGAGTTCGTATCCCGCAGGCTTGCCGCGTATGCGCCGCTTCTCGCGGGGCTGTCGGCGGCGCGCGACTGAGGCGCGACGGGTCGCTCCATTCGGATGCCGTCCGGTGGTCGGCTGGAAATGTCTTGAAATGCAAGCCGTCCCCCTATATGACTACTGTAGTCATATTGGAGGGCCGATGCGAGAGATTCAGCTTCGTGATGCAAAGGCCAACCTCTCCGCGGTCGTCGATGAAGCGGTCGATGGCAAGCCCGCGATCATCACGCGTCACGGTAAAAAGCAGGCGGTGGTCTTGAGCTACGAGGAGTGGCGGCGTCTGGCGCAGGTGCCGAGCTTCGGGCGCCTGCTGATGGCGGCCCCCGTGAGGGCCGGCGATGTGCCGACGCGTAATCGCGCCAAGCTGCGCAAGACCGACTTCTGAGACGTGTACCTCGTCGATACCAATGTCATATCTGCCGTCTCGCCGAACCGGCCGACGCCTGCGGCACTCGTCGAGTGGATGGATGCGCAATCCGCCTCCTTGTTCTTGTCCGTCGTGACGATTGCGGAGGTTGAGGACGGAATAGCCAAATTGCGACGCGAGAAAGCCAGGCGCAGGAGTAGAGATTTGGCTCAATGGCTGGAAGCCGTGCTGCACCTGTATGAGGATCGAATCCTGGCATTCGATACCCCCACTGCGCGGATCGCCGGACAATTGTCCGACCGCGCGCGAGGGCAGGGGCATTCTCCGGGATTTGCCGATATCATGATTGCCGCAACTGCGCGTCAGCACTCGTTGACCGTCTTGTCACGCAACGCGAGGCATTTCCTGCCGCTTGGCGTACCCGTGCATGACCCCTTCGGCGAGCTGCCGCCGTCCTGATCATCGCGCGGGCATATGGAGGGCGGCCGCCAATTGGCTCCCCAGCTAATCAGCCCCATCCGAACCCGCCCGTCGCTGAGCCGCAATCAACATCTCCACGAACGCGGTCACCTTGGGCGGACGGAAGCGGGCCGCGGGGTAGACCGTGTGGATGCCGCCAGATGGCAGTTGCCATTGCGGCAGGATGTGAATGAGGCGCCCCGCCGCGAGATCGTCGGCCACCAGGAAATCCGGCAGCACCGAAAGGCCGCCGCCGGCGAGCACGGCCGCGAGCACGCCCGGCGTCGTGTCGATGGCAATGCTGGCTTGCAGGCGCACGGCGCGTCGATCGAGATCGCCGCGCGAGAACTGCCACAGCAGCGGCTCGCGCAGCGCCATGTTGGCGACGAACGGAAGCGTCGCGAGATCGTCGGGATCGCGCGCGGCGGCGATCCGATCCGTGAAGGCGGGAGCGCCGACCAGACATTGCCGGAACGATCCGATCTTGCGCGCCTGCAGGCTGGAATCGACCAGCCAGCCGACACGGATCGCCATGTCGATCTGGCCTGAGGCGAGATCGACCGTCTGATCTTCGAGCGTCAACTCCACGCGGCAGTTGGGATAGCGTGCCGCGTAGGCGGTGACGACGGCGACGACGACGGCCGTGCCGTAATCGTTGGGCGCCGTGATCCGCAATGTGCCGGTCGGCGCGGCAGCGGCCTGGGCGAGTTCGTCGAAGGCGTCCTCCGCTTCGCGCAGGATCATGACGCAGCGCGCATGAAACATGCGGCCCGCCTCGGTCGGATGGACCCGGCGCGTCGTGCGCACCAGAAGGCTGGTGCCGAGATCGCGCTCCAGCTGCGCCACCTGCTGGCTCACCACGGCCTTGGTGATGCCGAGCCGTTCGGCGGCCCGCGTGAACGATCCGGTGTCCACGACCGCTGCGAAATAGGCCAGTCGATTCAGGTTCATCGGCTCTGTCCGGTCAGATCTAATTGTCAGGCAATAACATACATTTTGTCTATTTTGTTGATATTTATCTATCAATTCGCACGTGCCACATTGCGGTCCAAGGAGATCGCCATGTCCGCGCCCATTCAAATCACCTACCTGTTCGATCCGCTCTGCGGCTGGTGCTACGGCGCCTCCACGCTGCTGGAACGGCTCGTCGCTC of the Bradyrhizobium sp. WSM1417 genome contains:
- a CDS encoding type II toxin-antitoxin system VapC family toxin; translated protein: MYLVDTNVISAVSPNRPTPAALVEWMDAQSASLFLSVVTIAEVEDGIAKLRREKARRRSRDLAQWLEAVLHLYEDRILAFDTPTARIAGQLSDRARGQGHSPGFADIMIAATARQHSLTVLSRNARHFLPLGVPVHDPFGELPPS
- a CDS encoding SDR family NAD(P)-dependent oxidoreductase, whose amino-acid sequence is MGKLDGKVAVITGGATGIGRAAAKRFIEDGAFVFIFGRRQQALDAAVAALGPNARAVKGSVSDEADLDQLYAAVKAERGALDIVFANAGAGSQVALGKITTAHIDETFDTNVKGTIFTVQKALPLMRRGGSIILTGSSAGTTGAPAMSAYSASKAAVRNLARTWAEDLKGSGIRVNVLSPGATATELAKEALGEEGQKVFAAMTPLQRMADPSEIGAVAAFLASSDSSFMTASEVAVDGGLAQL
- a CDS encoding LysR family transcriptional regulator, translated to MIDWDDVRYFLAVARGGSVRAAAEQLGVNHATVLRRIAQLEERLGVQMFEKLPSGYRLTAAGEEVLEFAEQMEASSHQLETRVFGRDQSVRGRLRVTLAPPMATHLLMPDFADFARLHPDIEMDILSFGELANLTNREADVAIRVVYDRKTLPQNLHGTKGPELFGGVYMSRDRLAAWRAGAPDPIRWIVISIHGIPDWASAGEVRTTGVPFRVTDAGAQIIAVRQGVGITTLPCFVGDADPLLVRVPGTELHMYGTVWLLTQGETRKTKRVRLFTEFVSRRLAAYAPLLAGLSAARD
- a CDS encoding type II toxin-antitoxin system Phd/YefM family antitoxin, with translation MREIQLRDAKANLSAVVDEAVDGKPAIITRHGKKQAVVLSYEEWRRLAQVPSFGRLLMAAPVRAGDVPTRNRAKLRKTDF
- a CDS encoding LysR family transcriptional regulator, yielding MNLNRLAYFAAVVDTGSFTRAAERLGITKAVVSQQVAQLERDLGTSLLVRTTRRVHPTEAGRMFHARCVMILREAEDAFDELAQAAAAPTGTLRITAPNDYGTAVVVAVVTAYAARYPNCRVELTLEDQTVDLASGQIDMAIRVGWLVDSSLQARKIGSFRQCLVGAPAFTDRIAAARDPDDLATLPFVANMALREPLLWQFSRGDLDRRAVRLQASIAIDTTPGVLAAVLAGGGLSVLPDFLVADDLAAGRLIHILPQWQLPSGGIHTVYPAARFRPPKVTAFVEMLIAAQRRAGSDGAD